A genomic window from Methanobrevibacter sp. TLL-48-HuF1 includes:
- a CDS encoding glycosyltransferase family 2 protein, which translates to MPQISVVVPVYNVEKYLRECLDSLANQTFEDFEVICVNDGSDDSSIDILEEYASEDERFKIVSQKNKGLSGARNTGMNYIKGRYLLFLDSDDWLELNALELLYNQTNSLDSEMVIFPYRYFNQETKQYEENDFTKLNMFDSSVDNKNFNYKNIPEIVFRIPHESIKLYDVKTLKKLAVRFPEGLNYEDAYFFYKIFFKLNKVSIIRTPIYNYRIRNDSICTTGTEKSFDIFKILTSIENFLKEDEIYESFKDEFILFAVINLKFVYLRLDERFRDRYLEKIKENYEFFSLNQVNKNHLATWHFDDRVFYQAIDVSNNGIEFELNYKKLYYEFLANHYEGVIEQLRHENQVLAQENNDLKEQSADTSIKSKFKKIVKL; encoded by the coding sequence TAGCTAATCAGACATTTGAAGATTTTGAAGTAATCTGTGTAAATGACGGATCTGACGATTCTTCAATTGATATTTTAGAGGAATATGCATCTGAAGATGAAAGATTTAAAATAGTTTCTCAGAAAAATAAAGGATTAAGCGGTGCAAGAAATACTGGAATGAATTATATTAAAGGCAGATATCTGCTATTTTTAGATTCTGATGACTGGTTAGAGTTAAATGCCCTTGAATTATTATATAATCAGACAAATAGTCTGGACTCTGAAATGGTGATTTTCCCATACAGATATTTTAATCAGGAAACTAAGCAATATGAGGAAAATGACTTTACAAAATTAAACATGTTTGATTCATCAGTTGACAATAAGAATTTTAACTATAAAAACATCCCTGAAATTGTATTTAGAATTCCTCATGAATCTATTAAATTATATGATGTCAAAACACTAAAGAAACTGGCTGTTAGATTTCCGGAAGGACTTAATTATGAAGATGCCTATTTCTTTTACAAAATCTTTTTTAAATTAAATAAAGTTTCAATTATCAGAACTCCAATTTATAATTACAGAATAAGAAATGATTCAATCTGCACAACAGGCACTGAAAAATCCTTTGATATATTTAAGATTTTAACTTCCATAGAAAATTTCTTAAAAGAAGATGAAATCTATGAAAGTTTTAAGGATGAATTTATTTTATTTGCAGTTATTAATCTCAAATTTGTTTATTTAAGATTGGATGAACGATTTAGAGACAGATATCTTGAAAAAATAAAGGAAAATTATGAATTTTTTTCCCTAAATCAGGTTAACAAGAATCATTTAGCTACCTGGCATTTTGATGACAGGGTATTTTATCAGGCAATAGATGTTTCAAACAATGGAATCGAGTTCGAATTAAATTATAAGAAATTGTACTATGAATTTTTAGCTAATCATTATGAAGGTGTAATAGAACAGTTGCGTCATGAAAATCAAGTTTTAGCACAAGAAAACAATGATTTAAAAGAACAGTCAGCTGATACTTCTATTAAAAGTAAATTTAAGAAAATCGTGAAATTATGA